A window of the Halolamina sp. CBA1230 genome harbors these coding sequences:
- the tnpA gene encoding IS200/IS605-like element ISHmu6 family transposase, whose protein sequence is MEYDFDSGAHSTFSLHYHLILTTKYRRGVLTEERTQFIHEVISGFTDNYGVEVTNLDGEDDHVHILFRAKPTTDLVKFINTVKGATARRIRNEYADELKTELWGDSFWNDSYCLISTGQVSLDVLKQYVEDQRE, encoded by the coding sequence ATGGAATACGACTTCGATTCGGGAGCGCACTCGACGTTTTCCCTGCACTACCACCTGATACTCACCACGAAGTATCGGCGCGGAGTGCTAACCGAGGAGCGAACCCAATTCATACACGAGGTCATCAGCGGGTTCACGGACAACTACGGTGTCGAAGTGACCAATCTTGACGGCGAGGACGACCACGTACACATCCTCTTCCGAGCGAAACCCACCACGGACCTCGTGAAGTTCATCAACACTGTTAAAGGCGCGACCGCCCGCCGTATCCGCAACGAATACGCGGATGAACTGAAGACCGAACTGTGGGGCGACTCGTTCTGGAACGATTCGTACTGCCTCATCTCGACGGGGCAGGTGTCGCTGGATGTGCTGAAACAGTACGTCGAGGACCAACGCGAGTAG
- a CDS encoding RNA-guided endonuclease TnpB family protein, with protein MYYAYKYRLKPSDAHREELDRHRDICRQLYNHTLYRLNEYQENHGELPSMTTLRSELPDLKKWWDGLNEVYSKVLQTVVERLFDNLKGLSKLKENGYGVGQLKWKPPREFRSFTYSQSGFKLDKKGGQTVLSLSKLANIPIRLHRAIPDDAKLKQVTVKKEPTGEWFATFGVQMDREPPEPPENPEKCVGIDVGILKYAHDTDGTAVGSLDLSDERERLEREQRNLSRKQHGSNNYEKQRRRVAECHADLRRKRRDFLHKLSNYYAGEYDLVAVEDLNVKGMMESPSNSRNTASAAWRTFLSLLEYKCEREGTHFVAVDPRGTTKECAACGVSTEKPLWVREHSCPSCGFEADRDANAAWNILSRGLEDVGVGYSESTPVETALPVDTSVSAKRVVEAGSPTLKERTASAVSE; from the coding sequence ATGTACTACGCCTACAAGTACCGTCTCAAGCCGTCCGACGCCCACCGTGAGGAGTTGGACCGACACCGAGACATTTGTAGGCAACTGTACAACCACACGCTCTACCGTCTCAACGAGTACCAAGAGAACCACGGCGAACTACCGTCCATGACCACCCTGCGGTCGGAACTGCCCGACCTCAAGAAGTGGTGGGACGGCCTCAACGAGGTGTACTCGAAGGTCCTCCAAACCGTCGTGGAACGCCTGTTCGACAACCTCAAAGGACTCTCCAAACTCAAAGAGAACGGCTACGGCGTCGGTCAACTCAAGTGGAAGCCGCCACGGGAGTTCCGCAGTTTCACGTACAGTCAGTCTGGCTTCAAGCTCGACAAGAAGGGCGGTCAGACTGTCCTGTCGCTCTCGAAACTTGCGAACATACCGATTCGACTCCACCGCGCCATCCCCGACGACGCGAAGCTCAAACAGGTCACGGTTAAGAAGGAACCGACGGGCGAGTGGTTCGCCACCTTCGGCGTCCAAATGGACCGTGAACCACCCGAACCGCCTGAGAACCCCGAGAAGTGCGTCGGCATCGACGTTGGGATTCTCAAGTACGCTCATGACACCGACGGCACGGCAGTCGGATCGCTCGACCTCTCTGACGAGCGCGAACGCTTGGAGCGCGAGCAACGGAATCTCTCGCGGAAGCAACACGGGTCGAATAACTACGAGAAGCAACGGCGTCGGGTTGCGGAGTGTCATGCCGACCTTCGACGGAAGCGCCGTGACTTCTTGCACAAACTCTCGAACTACTACGCGGGAGAGTACGACCTCGTAGCGGTCGAAGACCTGAACGTGAAGGGGATGATGGAGTCGCCGTCGAACAGCCGCAACACGGCGTCTGCCGCGTGGCGGACGTTCCTCTCGTTGCTCGAATACAAGTGCGAGCGGGAGGGAACGCACTTCGTAGCGGTGGACCCGAGAGGGACGACCAAGGAGTGCGCGGCGTGCGGTGTCTCGACGGAGAAGCCGTTGTGGGTCCGTGAACACTCTTGTCCCTCGTGCGGGTTCGAGGCAGACAGGGACGCGAACGCGGCGTGGAACATTCTTTCTCGCGGCCTCGAAGATGTAGGAGTGGGATACTCCGAATCAACGCCTGTGGAGACTGCGCTCCCTGTGGACACCTCCGTGTCTGCAAAGCGCGTCGTGGAAGCAGGAAGCCCTACCCTCAAGGAGCGAACGGCGTCAGCCGTGAGCGAGTAG
- a CDS encoding PH domain-containing protein, producing MTDGGSEEPLTGRAFRLHPLSVPYRIVENGIGLVVVALFVGIPAFGAIRGFLGVGLAVALAAGIAITVVAYGVAYYRRFEYELTTDTFDIRSGVFARREREIPLRRIQNVDISQNVVQRVLGIAELRLETAGASGSEAQLQFVGEERANRLQAEISRLSRAGDDGEPAEETERFETVFEITDRELGVLALVSADAQLISILFVVGSVFMPALGAIVDAEWFFGFDAGLTGLLGPLATLVGIVLLGLVYGVINATLYYGFTLRRGDEELRYERGLLQRYSGTIPLSKVQSLTIEENVLARALGYASLEIETAGGSGGEGGENTSQSAVPIAERSRVLELANSIEPAGEMTFERPPKRARERYAARYAGVVLLLTGLLYGVQTVLDVSFYWWAPLAALVLVPVAAHLKWKARGYYVGDDHVVTRNGFWVRQLKVVPYYRVQTVLSTETVFQRRRRLGTVTIDTAGSRSLVGNDAAAVDVSRETVERLREQVAGALYDSLRRRRRAAEGRGASTATSSGTTTPDGNG from the coding sequence ATGACTGACGGGGGGAGCGAGGAGCCGCTCACGGGGCGTGCGTTCCGCCTCCACCCGCTGTCGGTCCCGTACCGGATCGTGGAGAACGGGATCGGCCTCGTGGTCGTCGCGCTGTTCGTCGGCATCCCGGCGTTCGGCGCGATCAGGGGGTTCCTGGGCGTCGGGCTCGCGGTCGCGCTCGCCGCCGGGATCGCGATCACCGTCGTGGCCTACGGGGTCGCCTACTACCGTCGCTTCGAGTACGAGCTCACGACCGACACGTTCGACATCCGTTCGGGCGTGTTCGCCCGGCGCGAACGGGAGATCCCGCTGCGTCGGATCCAGAACGTCGACATCAGCCAGAACGTGGTCCAGCGCGTGCTGGGGATCGCCGAGCTCCGGCTGGAGACCGCCGGCGCGAGCGGGAGCGAGGCCCAACTCCAGTTCGTGGGCGAGGAGCGCGCGAACCGACTCCAGGCGGAGATCAGCCGGCTGAGCCGCGCCGGCGACGACGGCGAGCCGGCCGAGGAGACCGAGCGGTTCGAGACGGTGTTCGAAATCACCGACCGCGAGCTGGGGGTGCTCGCGCTGGTGTCGGCCGACGCCCAGCTGATCTCGATCCTGTTCGTCGTCGGCTCCGTGTTCATGCCCGCGCTCGGGGCGATCGTCGACGCCGAGTGGTTCTTCGGGTTCGACGCCGGCCTGACCGGGCTGCTCGGCCCGCTCGCGACGCTCGTGGGGATCGTTCTCCTCGGACTCGTGTACGGCGTGATCAACGCCACGCTGTACTACGGGTTCACGCTGCGTCGCGGCGACGAGGAGCTGCGCTACGAGCGCGGCCTGCTCCAGCGGTACAGCGGGACGATCCCGCTCTCGAAGGTGCAGTCGCTCACGATCGAGGAGAACGTGCTCGCGCGGGCGCTGGGCTACGCCTCGCTGGAGATCGAGACCGCCGGCGGGAGCGGCGGCGAAGGCGGGGAGAACACCTCCCAGTCGGCGGTCCCGATCGCCGAGCGCTCGCGCGTGCTCGAACTCGCGAACTCGATCGAACCGGCGGGGGAGATGACGTTCGAGCGCCCGCCCAAGCGGGCCCGCGAGCGCTACGCGGCGCGCTACGCCGGCGTCGTCCTCCTCCTGACCGGCCTGCTCTACGGGGTGCAGACGGTGCTCGACGTCTCGTTCTACTGGTGGGCGCCGCTGGCGGCGCTGGTGCTCGTCCCCGTCGCTGCTCACCTGAAGTGGAAAGCTCGGGGGTACTACGTCGGCGACGACCACGTCGTGACCCGGAACGGGTTCTGGGTGCGACAGCTGAAGGTCGTCCCCTACTACCGGGTCCAGACGGTGCTGAGCACCGAAACGGTGTTCCAGCGGCGGCGACGGCTGGGCACCGTGACGATCGACACCGCGGGCTCGCGCAGCCTTGTCGGCAACGACGCCGCGGCCGTCGACGTGAGCCGCGAGACCGTCGAACGCCTCCGCGAGCAGGTCGCGGGGGCGCTGTACGACTCGTTGCGGCGGCGTCGACGGGCGGCAGAGGGTCGTGGCGCGTCGACCGCGACTTCGTCGGGAACGACCACCCCGGACGGGAACGGGTAG
- a CDS encoding PH domain-containing protein: protein MNDPPDDVATDDSPSAPGEESGPSTADDGDPDADDQPSVAAEAGIDESVVGTPRELASTVRLLWIVGSTIGALVAGAVLGGIAYVVGEQTALLPAGVETAVQMGGAVAALLVLVGVVRAVLLYRSWEYVVRADSLFLSRGVFTRVRTVVPYVRVQHIDTTRSPLERVLGLSTLVVYTAGSRGADVTIPGLTPERASTLQERLERLTTESEEEDAV, encoded by the coding sequence ATGAACGATCCCCCAGACGACGTCGCGACGGACGACAGCCCGTCAGCACCCGGGGAGGAGTCGGGCCCGTCGACGGCCGACGACGGCGATCCGGACGCGGACGACCAGCCCTCCGTCGCCGCCGAGGCAGGAATCGACGAGTCGGTCGTCGGCACCCCCCGCGAGCTGGCGTCGACGGTCCGCCTGCTGTGGATCGTTGGCTCGACGATCGGCGCGCTCGTCGCCGGCGCCGTCCTCGGCGGGATCGCCTACGTCGTCGGGGAGCAGACGGCGCTCCTCCCGGCCGGCGTCGAGACCGCCGTCCAGATGGGCGGCGCGGTGGCCGCGCTGCTCGTGCTGGTCGGCGTCGTTCGGGCCGTCCTGCTGTACCGGTCGTGGGAGTACGTCGTCCGCGCTGACTCGCTGTTCCTGAGCCGCGGGGTGTTCACCCGCGTGCGGACGGTCGTCCCCTACGTCCGCGTCCAGCATATCGACACGACGCGGAGCCCGCTCGAGCGCGTGCTCGGCCTGTCGACGCTGGTGGTGTACACCGCCGGCTCGCGGGGCGCGGACGTGACGATCCCGGGGCTGACGCCCGAGCGCGCGTCGACGCTCCAGGAGCGGCTGGAACGGCTCACCACCGAGTCCGAGGAGGAAGACGCAGTATGA
- a CDS encoding helix-turn-helix domain-containing protein: MEPIWAVAAGYSRYDESDPLEHPTRQELHDTVTSTPGQSVTAIARDVGVPVSTARYHVRVLEREDLVDRQRMDGRARLYPAGFEDDPELAAALTAPAAIVDAVRTAEPVSVTGLAARTDLAASTASYHVDRLTDAGVFERERAGKTVRVSLSAEAARRFGDASEDE, encoded by the coding sequence GTGGAGCCGATCTGGGCGGTAGCGGCGGGCTACAGTCGATACGACGAGTCGGATCCGCTGGAGCACCCAACCAGACAGGAACTGCACGACACGGTCACCAGCACACCCGGCCAGTCGGTGACGGCGATCGCTCGGGACGTCGGCGTCCCCGTCTCGACCGCCCGGTACCACGTTCGGGTCCTCGAACGTGAGGATCTGGTCGACCGACAGCGTATGGACGGCCGCGCGCGGCTCTACCCGGCCGGGTTCGAGGACGACCCCGAACTCGCCGCCGCGCTGACGGCACCCGCCGCGATCGTCGACGCGGTCCGGACGGCCGAACCGGTGTCCGTGACCGGGCTGGCAGCGAGAACCGACCTCGCAGCCAGCACCGCATCCTACCACGTCGACCGGCTGACCGACGCCGGCGTGTTCGAGCGCGAGAGAGCGGGGAAAACCGTCCGTGTCTCGCTGAGTGCCGAAGCGGCACGCCGCTTCGGGGACGCCTCCGAAGACGAGTAG
- a CDS encoding RNA-guided endonuclease TnpB family protein, with amino-acid sequence MRRVNTFRVSPLQERDKLILYEVLDASAALWNELTYHRRQAFFQDQDVWSVDADEYRVKYKGVLGSATAQQIIRRNDEAWRSFFKLLENGERPSPPGYWKDEDSGERTLQTLVRNDMYSVEWGERSRLEIPVGHDLKERYGLGYHERLRLEAQGDPRWRGEQGRLELVYDKSAEAFRARQPVKDAVLRRDDESLATTSGDDGAVAALDIGANNLVAVTTTTGHQRLYHARPQFKRFRQTTQQIAALQQDLAYGTWSSRRIRKLYGRRTERVYHLQDALVRDLAEWLAELGVSEVIAGDLGDVLQKHWSAVVNEKTHQFWSHGRFRRRLREVLEGEYDISVREVSESGSSSRCPECGAGNVHREGDLLTCYDCSFEGHSDLAASENLLVEHADDGSMARPAVSRENTTERAHGDVARLEWDDHRWRRRDQQTKEEPADRSTLHRGKLASGAGSGTA; translated from the coding sequence ATGCGGCGGGTCAACACCTTCCGAGTCAGCCCCCTTCAGGAGAGAGACAAGCTGATTCTCTACGAGGTGCTTGATGCGTCCGCCGCACTGTGGAACGAACTCACCTACCACCGCCGCCAAGCCTTCTTCCAAGACCAAGACGTCTGGAGCGTCGACGCCGACGAATACCGAGTGAAGTACAAGGGCGTCCTCGGCAGTGCCACCGCCCAACAGATCATCCGCCGCAACGACGAGGCGTGGCGGTCGTTCTTCAAGCTCCTCGAAAATGGCGAACGCCCCTCGCCGCCCGGCTACTGGAAGGACGAAGACAGCGGCGAACGCACCCTTCAGACCCTCGTGCGCAACGATATGTACTCGGTGGAGTGGGGCGAACGGAGCAGGTTGGAGATCCCGGTCGGTCACGACCTCAAAGAGAGGTACGGTCTCGGCTACCACGAGCGACTCCGACTCGAAGCACAAGGCGACCCACGGTGGCGTGGGGAGCAAGGTCGGTTGGAACTGGTGTACGACAAAAGTGCTGAAGCGTTCAGGGCACGACAACCCGTCAAAGATGCTGTCCTACGACGGGATGATGAATCACTGGCCACCACCTCGGGCGACGACGGGGCGGTGGCAGCCTTGGACATCGGCGCCAACAACCTCGTCGCCGTCACCACCACCACCGGCCACCAGCGCCTCTACCACGCACGCCCCCAATTCAAACGCTTCCGCCAAACTACCCAACAAATCGCCGCCCTGCAACAAGACCTCGCGTATGGCACGTGGTCAAGTCGGCGCATCCGGAAGCTGTATGGCCGGCGCACCGAGCGTGTCTACCACCTCCAAGACGCTCTTGTCCGCGACCTCGCGGAGTGGCTCGCGGAACTGGGTGTCAGTGAGGTAATCGCCGGCGACCTCGGCGACGTGCTGCAGAAGCACTGGAGTGCCGTAGTGAACGAGAAGACACACCAGTTCTGGAGCCACGGTCGGTTCCGTCGGCGTCTCCGAGAAGTCCTAGAGGGCGAGTACGACATCTCTGTGCGAGAGGTTTCCGAGTCCGGTTCATCCTCGAGGTGTCCGGAGTGTGGCGCGGGGAACGTCCATCGAGAGGGTGATCTGCTCACGTGCTACGACTGCAGTTTTGAGGGGCACAGTGATTTGGCGGCGTCGGAGAACCTGTTGGTGGAACACGCAGATGATGGGTCGATGGCTCGGCCCGCGGTCTCTCGAGAGAACACGACGGAGAGGGCACATGGAGACGTGGCCCGCCTCGAGTGGGACGATCACCGTTGGCGACGGCGGGATCAACAGACCAAAGAGGAACCTGCAGACCGGAGTACCCTGCACAGGGGGAAACTTGCCTCCGGTGCTGGTTCAGGCACGGCCTGA
- a CDS encoding Cdc6/Cdc18 family protein has product MLRDGTVFEDEHLPREIVGRNSQMNEVTDALTPVEDGARAENCFLFGPSGAGKTTVARAAVRELRRAVHGVPTAYINCWKDYTRSGVLERAAKDLAGAAVPKNVAARELIDTLQNGIDSPSVIVLDEVDQLQDPGTLYDLHSVPGLAWICIANREVDLLARLDERVHSRVSVGYRVQFDRYTVDTTAEILDRRAAEGLEPGAVDRPTLDRIAELVDGDARQAITALRVAARKAEREGLSTIPPRLVDDAVLDAEAAVRQKTISKLNDHQRVLYECIEASGPLIQKELYEQYEQEHPDPITLRGLRKTHLPKLEHYNLIETERGGDGKTYRLASG; this is encoded by the coding sequence ATGCTGCGAGACGGGACGGTCTTCGAGGACGAACATCTCCCCCGCGAGATCGTCGGCCGAAACAGTCAGATGAACGAGGTGACCGACGCGCTCACGCCCGTCGAGGACGGCGCCCGCGCGGAGAACTGCTTCCTGTTCGGCCCCAGCGGCGCCGGCAAGACCACCGTCGCCCGCGCGGCGGTCCGGGAGCTCCGGCGTGCGGTGCATGGCGTCCCGACGGCCTACATCAACTGCTGGAAGGATTACACCCGGAGCGGCGTGCTCGAACGCGCCGCGAAGGATCTCGCCGGCGCCGCCGTGCCGAAGAACGTCGCCGCCCGCGAGTTGATCGACACGCTCCAGAACGGGATCGATTCGCCGAGCGTGATCGTCCTCGACGAGGTCGACCAGCTCCAGGACCCCGGGACGCTGTACGACCTCCACTCCGTCCCGGGGTTGGCGTGGATCTGTATCGCCAACCGCGAGGTCGACCTGCTCGCCCGCCTCGACGAGCGCGTCCACTCCCGGGTCTCCGTGGGCTACCGCGTCCAGTTCGACCGCTACACCGTCGACACGACCGCCGAGATCCTCGACCGCCGGGCGGCGGAGGGGCTGGAGCCCGGCGCCGTCGACCGGCCGACGCTCGATCGGATCGCCGAACTGGTCGACGGCGACGCCCGACAGGCGATCACGGCGCTCAGGGTCGCCGCGCGCAAAGCCGAGCGCGAGGGGCTGTCGACGATTCCGCCCCGGCTCGTCGACGACGCCGTGCTCGACGCCGAGGCCGCGGTGCGGCAGAAGACGATCTCGAAGCTCAACGACCACCAGCGCGTGCTGTACGAGTGTATCGAGGCGTCGGGCCCGCTGATCCAGAAGGAGCTGTACGAGCAGTACGAGCAGGAACACCCCGACCCCATCACGCTCCGGGGGCTGCGGAAGACCCACCTGCCCAAGCTGGAACACTACAACCTGATCGAGACCGAACGCGGCGGCGACGGCAAGACCTACCGGCTCGCGTCGGGGTAG
- a CDS encoding MFS transporter: protein MILPAIGRDHPLRANRDFRRFVAGQFVTNAGDSLYTVAVLWLVFELSGSTTLVGVANAILLLPWLLQAVAGPVVDRFPVKPLLVGSQVVQGVVVLVFPLAAVAGRLDVDLLLGVVPILMLATLVMGPIEATLVPRIVADDRLSQANSALATVTLGLDMLFDAVGGGLIALFGPTALFLADAVTFALAALLFARMGVPEVAPDDAGASVRAALRSYADDMREGVEILRGTAFVELVLTTAVANFTTGVTLAVLPAFGDAVGGPAAYGLLLGALGTGRLIGSVVGPRFEGVRYGAFLIVGNGLGACAWLASVLAPSTALTVGLFGLAWVPIGVSGVLTSTLNQRLFPADRLGRVSAIKGTASGATLPLGSLLGGAVGDAIGHGTTMALAAAGFGFTAAYVFLRPRLRRLPTVASAEPADFDVAVVDER from the coding sequence GTGATCCTGCCCGCCATCGGGCGGGACCACCCGCTCCGGGCCAACCGCGACTTCCGGCGGTTCGTCGCCGGGCAGTTCGTCACGAACGCCGGGGACAGCCTCTACACCGTCGCGGTGCTGTGGCTCGTGTTCGAACTCAGCGGCTCGACGACGCTGGTCGGCGTCGCGAACGCGATCCTGCTGCTCCCCTGGCTGCTGCAGGCCGTCGCGGGCCCGGTCGTCGACCGCTTCCCGGTCAAACCCCTGCTCGTCGGCTCGCAGGTCGTCCAGGGCGTCGTCGTGCTCGTCTTCCCGCTCGCGGCAGTGGCGGGGCGACTCGACGTCGACCTCCTGCTCGGGGTCGTCCCGATCCTGATGCTCGCGACGCTGGTGATGGGGCCGATCGAGGCGACGCTGGTCCCCCGGATCGTCGCGGACGACCGGCTGTCACAGGCCAATTCCGCGCTCGCGACGGTGACGCTCGGGCTGGACATGCTGTTCGACGCCGTCGGCGGCGGGCTGATCGCCCTGTTCGGCCCGACGGCGCTGTTCCTCGCGGACGCGGTCACGTTCGCGCTCGCGGCACTGCTGTTCGCCCGGATGGGCGTCCCGGAGGTCGCGCCCGACGACGCCGGCGCCTCGGTTCGCGCGGCGCTGCGGTCCTACGCGGACGACATGCGCGAAGGCGTGGAGATCCTCCGTGGCACGGCGTTCGTCGAACTCGTGCTCACGACGGCGGTCGCGAACTTCACGACCGGTGTGACGCTCGCGGTGCTGCCGGCGTTCGGCGACGCCGTCGGCGGGCCCGCGGCCTACGGCCTCCTGCTCGGCGCGCTCGGCACGGGGCGGCTGATCGGCTCGGTTGTCGGCCCGCGTTTCGAGGGCGTTCGCTACGGCGCGTTCCTGATCGTCGGGAACGGGCTGGGCGCCTGCGCGTGGCTCGCGTCGGTGCTCGCCCCGTCAACGGCGCTCACGGTCGGGCTGTTCGGGCTCGCATGGGTTCCGATCGGCGTCAGCGGCGTGCTCACGTCGACGCTGAACCAGCGACTGTTCCCGGCTGACCGACTGGGCCGGGTGTCCGCGATCAAGGGTACCGCCTCGGGCGCGACGCTCCCGCTGGGCTCGCTGCTCGGCGGCGCCGTCGGCGACGCGATCGGTCACGGGACGACGATGGCGCTCGCCGCCGCCGGGTTCGGGTTCACCGCCGCGTACGTGTTCCTCCGCCCACGACTGCGCCGGCTCCCGACCGTCGCGAGCGCGGAGCCAGCGGATTTCGACGTGGCGGTGGTCGACGAGCGGTAG
- a CDS encoding rhodanese-like domain-containing protein has translation MVDEITPDEVEEKLDEDGVQVVDIRPPAEFEAGHIPGAINIPMSELPSRVDDVEWGDDVVVACPIGQSSVQAARLIDSFEDVSEDDEVRSMAGGYEAWEYELETGDE, from the coding sequence ATGGTCGACGAGATTACTCCCGACGAGGTCGAGGAGAAGCTCGACGAGGACGGCGTGCAGGTCGTCGACATCCGCCCGCCCGCCGAGTTCGAGGCGGGCCACATCCCCGGCGCGATCAACATCCCGATGTCGGAACTCCCCTCCCGCGTCGACGACGTGGAGTGGGGCGACGACGTGGTCGTCGCCTGTCCCATCGGCCAGTCCTCCGTACAGGCCGCCCGGCTCATCGACTCCTTCGAGGACGTGAGCGAGGACGACGAGGTCCGGAGCATGGCGGGCGGCTACGAGGCGTGGGAGTACGAACTCGAAACTGGCGACGAGTAG
- a CDS encoding sulfurtransferase TusA family protein, with the protein MSHADWEDVVDSPEELDDETAESLLEGAAAVQDMTGEVCPYPQIEAKKAIQRLESGDLLVQETDHVPSTENVPKSVEGEAEAQVWRSGDGLYRIFLRKA; encoded by the coding sequence ATGAGTCACGCAGACTGGGAGGACGTCGTCGACTCCCCCGAGGAGCTCGACGACGAGACCGCGGAGTCGCTGCTCGAGGGGGCGGCGGCGGTCCAAGACATGACCGGCGAGGTGTGCCCCTATCCGCAGATCGAGGCCAAGAAGGCGATCCAGCGCCTCGAGTCGGGCGACCTGCTCGTCCAGGAGACTGACCACGTCCCGAGCACCGAGAACGTGCCCAAGTCCGTCGAGGGCGAGGCCGAGGCACAGGTCTGGCGCAGCGGCGACGGACTGTACCGCATCTTCCTCCGGAAAGCGTAA
- a CDS encoding RNA-guided endonuclease TnpB family protein, which produces MTELTKTLELKLVEPNAHKRRKLRETREAYQRALQDAFDDRCTTQPEANDVVVNYDLSGYAKNALKKYVPQLTTTYNAGELHDDHPVRFTNDGVRLDHKPENAIEWYVKIPHHEDYHLWMPAQPNPEQRDWLEALHAGDATMGESRLFERDGTWYLHITATRDVEERSEVSAEERTPIGVDIGEASLVTVCHRDDHGSPTAPELWADEGKTVRRLRKTYFTAKRRLQTRGSERIAESFGDDLWNQIDDVFHRVTREVVEYAESVETPVLVLEDLTYIRESMDYGDFRNRRLHGWGFAKLHAQIRYKAVEKGIPVETVNPRNTSKECHACGEGGYRPRQATFTCPNDACWMGEYQADVNGAINIADRYLSGESHSREHTDGDDSAEDGGRLTAPQDSQADAETQQETLGTNAS; this is translated from the coding sequence GTGACCGAACTCACGAAGACGCTGGAACTCAAACTTGTGGAGCCGAACGCCCACAAGCGGCGGAAACTCCGAGAGACGCGAGAAGCGTACCAGCGCGCCCTGCAAGACGCCTTCGACGACCGATGTACCACCCAGCCCGAAGCGAACGACGTGGTGGTCAACTACGACCTGAGCGGGTACGCGAAAAACGCGCTCAAGAAGTACGTCCCACAGTTGACGACGACGTACAACGCGGGCGAACTGCACGACGATCACCCGGTCCGATTCACCAACGACGGGGTACGACTTGACCATAAGCCCGAGAACGCCATTGAGTGGTACGTCAAAATCCCGCACCACGAGGACTACCACCTCTGGATGCCAGCACAACCGAATCCCGAACAGCGAGACTGGCTGGAAGCGTTGCACGCGGGAGACGCCACGATGGGCGAGAGTCGGCTGTTCGAGCGGGACGGGACGTGGTATCTCCACATCACCGCCACCCGCGACGTGGAGGAACGCTCCGAGGTGTCCGCCGAAGAACGGACGCCCATCGGAGTGGACATCGGGGAAGCGTCACTCGTCACGGTGTGTCACCGCGACGACCACGGTTCGCCGACCGCGCCCGAACTGTGGGCCGACGAGGGGAAGACCGTTCGTCGGCTCCGCAAGACCTACTTCACCGCCAAGCGCCGACTCCAGACGCGCGGAAGCGAGCGTATCGCGGAGTCATTCGGTGACGACCTGTGGAACCAGATAGACGACGTGTTCCACCGCGTTACCCGCGAAGTCGTGGAGTACGCGGAGTCCGTCGAGACCCCCGTTCTCGTTCTGGAAGACCTGACGTACATACGGGAGTCGATGGACTACGGCGACTTCAGGAACCGGCGTCTCCACGGATGGGGATTCGCCAAACTCCACGCACAGATACGCTACAAGGCCGTCGAGAAGGGGATTCCCGTCGAGACGGTGAACCCGCGCAACACGTCGAAGGAGTGCCACGCGTGCGGTGAGGGAGGATATCGCCCGCGACAGGCGACGTTCACGTGTCCGAACGACGCGTGCTGGATGGGTGAGTACCAAGCGGACGTGAACGGCGCGATAAATATCGCAGACCGCTACCTCAGTGGAGAGAGCCATTCAAGAGAACACACGGATGGCGATGACTCGGCTGAGGATGGGGGGCGTTTGACCGCCCCACAAGACAGCCAAGCCGATGCTGAGACCCAGCAAGAGACGCTTGGAACGAATGCGTCTTGA
- the tnpA gene encoding IS200/IS605 family transposase gives MKTTRHATYTLNYHIVWLPKYRQPVLVNEVASRVRSILHEIADDKGVEILELTVQPDHVHLFVSSPPKNEPALLANWFKGISSRKYNHRFADHDGEKIGWARGYYAGTAGHVSSETVENYIQQHKEGDS, from the coding sequence ATGAAGACCACACGGCACGCGACCTACACCCTCAACTACCACATAGTGTGGTTGCCGAAGTACCGGCAGCCGGTACTCGTCAACGAGGTCGCCAGCCGTGTCCGGTCCATCCTCCACGAAATAGCCGACGACAAAGGCGTCGAAATCCTCGAGCTCACTGTACAGCCCGACCACGTTCACCTGTTCGTCAGTAGCCCACCCAAGAACGAACCGGCGCTCCTCGCCAACTGGTTCAAGGGTATCTCCTCGCGCAAGTACAACCACCGATTCGCCGACCACGACGGCGAGAAAATCGGCTGGGCGCGAGGATACTACGCAGGGACCGCCGGGCACGTTTCGAGTGAGACGGTCGAGAACTACATCCAGCAACACAAGGAGGGCGATTCGTGA